The Litorilinea aerophila DNA window GGCACCCTGGTGACGGTCTACTACTGGAACGACAGGCCAGATCAGGAGCGCTACATCGCCGCCACCTTGTGGCGAATCTAAACGCGCTCTGTTGCGCCAAAAGGATCGGTGGGGCACGGGGAACGCTTTGGCGCCTGGGCTCGGCCCTGTAAAAAACGGGCGACGTGGAAATTTCCACGTCGCCCGTTCGTAGTCAGCGCCACAAAGCTGCTGGAGCCGGTCAGTTCGGCTGGATTTCGTACCAGAAGTTCACCGGGTAGCCCTCTTCGTCCACCTCCAGGACCTGGCGGACGATGGTGGGGCTGCCATCGGTACAGCGCCATTCGTAGACGGTCTCATGGCCCGTGACCGCCGCTGGACAGTAGAACCAGGCATATTTTGCGCCCCGACGGCCCTGGGCATACACTGAAGGCTGCATGCATCAACCACCCACACAGCAGCTCACACAGCAAAGGAGCAATCCACCCATGCGCGTCTTTGTCACCGGCCATCGGGGCCGAATTGGTTCAGAAATTATGGCCCAGTTGGAAGCAGCCGGCCACCAGGTAGTGGGCTATGACCGGGCCGACGGGCAGGACATCCTGGACGGCCAGGCCGTGCGGGCTGCCGCCCGAGGCTGCGACGCCGCCATCCACCTGGCCTCCCTGTTGGGCCGCCCAGACGATGATCCCGACGAGACCATGGCCATTGGCCTCCAGGGCACCTGGCATGTGCTCATGGCTGCCCGGGAAGCGGGCATGGACCGGGTCGTCTACTTCAGCAGCGTCAACGCCCTGGGCATCTTCATGGGCCAGAAACCGCCGGACTACTTCCCCATCGACGACGACCATCCGGCCCGACCCGGCAGTCCCTACGGGATCGCCAAGCGGCTGGCCGAAGAGATGTGCCGCCATTTCACCGCGGAGACTGGCATCGCCACCATCTGCCTGCGGCCGCCTGCCGTCTGGATGCCCCAGACCTACCAGTGGGTGCGGGCCCGTCGTCAGGAAAACCCGGAAAACGAGTGGCGGCCCATCTGGGAATACGGCGCCTTCTGCGATGTGCGGGATGTGGCCGCCGCGGCTGTCTGTGGCCTCACCTGTCCGGATCCAGGCCACGTGACCTTGCTGCTTTGCGCGGATGACATCAACTCGGACACGCCCAGCCGGGAGATAGCAGCCCGGCTACATCCGGATGTGCCCTGGCGGGGTGGGGCAGAATACGAGGAGAATCCGTTCAAGGCGCTGGTGGACAATAGCCGGGCCAAAGCCGTGCTCGGCTGGCAGCCGAAATACCGCTGGCACACCGATTCTTGAAGGGCCGATTCCTGAAGGACCAGCCTACAGGCCCCCTGACTCTCCCCCGCTTTCTTCCTCCAGCGCCTGCTCCATGTAGAGCAGGCGCACCCATTTGGTACCCGAGCGGATACGGTTGCTCTCGCCGGTGAGGGTGAATCCCAGGCTTTGGAAAAACTTCAAAGCGGGGATGTTAAACTGGGCAACGCCTACCCGGGCCCGGCTCATGTGGGCCGTCTCTACCAGCCAGGGCCGCAGCAGCAGCCATGCCTGGGTGCCAATGCCCTGGCGCTGATAGGGCTCGGCCACCATGATCATGCCCAGGTAGACCGTCTTCGGGCGGGGCCAGTGGAGACGAAAATCCACCAGCCCGATGAGCTCGCCCCCGGCCTGGGGATCGTCGGCCACCAGGCGGCGGACGATCCCCAGCAGATAGCGGTCGGGCATCTCCGCCGCCTCCCGCAGGTCGTGCTCGGCCTGGCCGGCAGGGCTGCTGGGCAACCCATACATCTGCCAGTATCCTGGCGTGGCCC harbors:
- a CDS encoding NAD-dependent epimerase/dehydratase family protein → MRVFVTGHRGRIGSEIMAQLEAAGHQVVGYDRADGQDILDGQAVRAAARGCDAAIHLASLLGRPDDDPDETMAIGLQGTWHVLMAAREAGMDRVVYFSSVNALGIFMGQKPPDYFPIDDDHPARPGSPYGIAKRLAEEMCRHFTAETGIATICLRPPAVWMPQTYQWVRARRQENPENEWRPIWEYGAFCDVRDVAAAAVCGLTCPDPGHVTLLLCADDINSDTPSREIAARLHPDVPWRGGAEYEENPFKALVDNSRAKAVLGWQPKYRWHTDS
- a CDS encoding GNAT family N-acetyltransferase — protein: MADKRITPSPISLLPLSLEHHAAALQQVYRATPGYWQMYGLPSSPAGQAEHDLREAAEMPDRYLLGIVRRLVADDPQAGGELIGLVDFRLHWPRPKTVYLGMIMVAEPYQRQGIGTQAWLLLRPWLVETAHMSRARVGVAQFNIPALKFFQSLGFTLTGESNRIRSGTKWVRLLYMEQALEEESGGESGGL